In Topomyia yanbarensis strain Yona2022 chromosome 2, ASM3024719v1, whole genome shotgun sequence, one DNA window encodes the following:
- the LOC131682864 gene encoding skin secretory protein xP2-like, whose amino-acid sequence MRTIISGVAMKLYICLSTLLLASAYAETDQKKSNANAVPLEKKLDKRGLLNLGYGYGINGLDVGYIGGHGHLGGAYHSAPSHGYGHGGYLLGGHTDVTKTITLVKGVPVPYTVEKHVPYPVEKHVPYPVKVPIPQPYEVIKHVPVHYKEYVKVPVHVPAPYPVEKKVPYPVHVPVDRPYPVKVLVPQPYTVEKHVPYPVKVPVPQPYEVTKHVPVPVQVEVPVPVPYTVEKKVPVEVKVPVDRPYPVHVPAPYPVEVEKPVPYTVEKPYPVPVKVPVDRPYPVPVEKPVPYPVKVPVPQPYYVEKHVPYTVEKPVPYPVQVPIDRPYPVTVEKHIPVEKPVPVPVPVKVPVAVPISSSHYHHHEPLQHHYDTSYTSFSGYGHDYSYHH is encoded by the exons ATGCGAACAATAATAAGTGGTGTCGCAATGAAGTTATAT ATATGTCTTTCAACACTTTTGTTGGCTTCAGCTTACGCTGAAACAGATCAAAAGAAGTCTAATGCGAACGCAGTGCCTTTGGAGAAGAAGTTAGACAAACGTGGTCTACTGAATCTCGGATATGGCTACGGTATCAACGGTCTGGACGTAGGGTACATCGGTGGGCATGGTCATTTGGGAGGAGCATACCATTCCGCTCCATCCCATGGGTATGGCCACGGCGGATATTTGCTGGGAGGACACACGGACGTGACCAAGACCATTACCCTAGTGAAGGGAGTGCCAGTGCCATACACTGTGGAGAAGCATGTGCCTTACCCCGTTGAGAAGCATGTCCCATACCCAGTGAAAGTTCCAATTCCTCAACCATACGAGGTTATAAAGCACGTGCCAGTGCACTATAAGGAATACGTTAAGGTCCCAGTTCATGTGCCAGCACCGTATCCTGTCGAGAAGAAGGTTCCATACCCAGTGCATGTGCCAGTTGACCGCCCATACCCCGTCAAAGTGTTAGTACCCCAACCGTACACCGTGGAGAAGCACGTACCCTACCCAGTGAAGGTTCCGGTACCGCAGCCATACGAAGTTACCAAACATGTTCCGGTCCCGGTTCAGGTTGAGGTGCCAGTTCCAGTGCCGTACACCGTCGAGAAGAAGGTTCCCGTTGAAGTCAAGGTTCCGGTTGATCGTCCCTATCCAGTCCATGTCCCAGCTCCCTACCCAGTTGAGGTGGAGAAACCTGTCCCGTACACCGTCGAAAAACCCTACCCAGTCCCGGTGAAGGTCCCCGTCGATCGCCCATACCCAGTGCCGGTCGAGAAACCAGTACCGTATCCCGTTAAGGTTCCCGTTCCGCAGCCCTACTACGTCGAGAAGCAT GTCCCCTACACCGTCGAGAAGCCCGTCCCGTACCCGGTGCAGGTCCCCATCGACCGTCCCTACCCAGTGACCGTGGAGAAGCACATTCCGGTCGAGAAACCCGTTCCGGTCCCAGTACCGGTAAAAGTTCCGGTTGCTGTCCCGATCTCCTCCTCCCACTACCACCACCACGAGCCACTCCAGCACCATTACGATACGAGCTACACCAGCTTCAGCGGTTACGGCCACGACTACAGCTACCATCATTAA